The sequence atcttttttttttcagtgaatTAAGAATCTTTATTGAGGTTGCTTAATGAGTATCTATCTGGTATCTGCCTTTGTCTAGTATAGAGATAGAGTTCACTAGCTTCTATGAGGGAGATTAATTTTCTCACATCAAGATTATTACAATATTGTTGAAGATGAAGGAGTTATTGTGGAAATTGATAAGGATTAAGATCCTTAATAAGTCTCTTGACAGATTTGGAACAAACTAGAATACTTATTCGCTCTTATATTTTACAGAAAACATATTCTTAACAAACTATTAAGGTTGttctaattatttatgtttatttgtttaataCTGAACAGGATAAAGCAGCTTTCATTTTCTGTGTGGAAGACAGAGCTCTCTTTTGTCAGGATTGTGATGAATCTATTCATTCAGCTAATAGTCTGGCTTCAAATCACCAGCGCCTTTTGGCAACAGGAATACGAGTGGCCTTGAATTCCAGTTGTAACAAGGACACCAAGACGACCTACACAGAGCCACCAAATCGGAACCCTGAACAAGTTTCACCAAAAATGCCAGCACAAAGCATCGGTTCATCTTGGTCTGTTGATGACTTGCtacacttttcagattttgaatctTCGGACAAGGTAAGAAATAGCACAGTGATTCTTATTTCATCAGCCTTTGTTGCAAATGTCATAGTATTTTGTTTGTGGTTCACACTTGATACGGGACAAGGATCTTGTATGGGAACTCAGGCACATGAGAGACTAGCTACTACTAAAGCAAATATGGAGTTCATTTTATAGCTGAAAATTCAAGTAACCTTTAGAATTAGAAACTTTAATGTCTTGTTGTTGGAGGGAGCATGAGTTGCTTCCTTACCAATATAAAAGGTATGTATTAACATGATTACCATGCTTAGAAATCTAGTGTGATGATGATAGAAACCTACTTTAGTCTGTTATAACATCATATATATGAAATTGGAATCTAATTGTCATCCTTCTGAAATATGAGGATCTAATGTTTGTTTTCTGATGAACAACATTTTCGAAACAGACAGAAAGGTACGCGaacaattttcaatttttttgtaatttcaaGTACTAGGTTTCCCATTACCATTAATTATTACTTTTGAAGTAAGTTTGGAGACTAGACTGATTATAATCCTTTTGCGGTTTTTGCTTTGTTGGGTCTAGTGGTTCTGAATAAGTCTTCTATTCTATTCTAAGATGATGAACATTTTTATATGACACCATTCACACttcttcatttcttcattcatccATATTCTATTACTAAACTTGAAATTTGTTCTTATAGCAGAAAGAGCCGATCGAGTTTGGAGAACTGGACTGGCTATCAGAATCAGGCTTTTTTGGCGAGCCACTACCTCAGGAAACCTTGGCACCAGCAGAAGTTCCTCAACTTCCAGTAGTACCACAGTCAAGCAATTTCAACTCATATAGACCTACCAAATCCAGTGCTCCCTTCAAGAAGCCTAGACTCGAGATGCCTGTCGACGATGATGAGTTCTTCATTGTTCCTGATCTTGGCTAAACTTTAAACAGCATGGGTTATGTGGCATGAACCGATATAGGGTACATGAAATGTAGACAGTCATACCTTACTACAGATCTGCATGTGCTTATGTATGTAAGTGTGCAAGAGCTTATAAATGCATCTTATAGAGAGTATACTGTTCTTTAGCAACCAGAAGTATGTATCGTTAATTAAGAGTAGGGTTGCCTTCTCCTTTCCCTCTCTCACTGTTTCaataatatgttaattttgtccACCACTGATGGTCATGCTATGCTGCAATCCTGTCACTAAACAAAACATATTTTCTTTAGAGAACTTAATGGATAAAAGAACCAAGAAGATGCAATATGTTTGATGAAATACTTGAAACagttctaataaaataaaatgtgagacAGTTCGATTGAAGGGCTGTTGCCTGTACTGATGTGTGATGTGACACCTTCCAATGCCA is a genomic window of Cannabis sativa cultivar Pink pepper isolate KNU-18-1 chromosome 9, ASM2916894v1, whole genome shotgun sequence containing:
- the LOC115721967 gene encoding B-box zinc finger protein 24 isoform X1, which encodes MKIQCDVCEKAPATVICCADEAALCAKCDVEVHAANKLASKHQRLLLQCLSTKLPKCDICQDKAAFIFCVEDRALFCQDCDESIHSANSLASNHQRLLATGIRVALNSSCNKDTKTTYTEPPNRNPEQVSPKMPAQSIGSSWSVDDLLHFSDFESSDKQKEPIEFGELDWLSESGFFGEPLPQETLAPAEVPQLPVVPQSSNFNSYRPTKSSAPFKKPRLEMPVDDDEFFIVPDLG
- the LOC115721967 gene encoding B-box zinc finger protein 24 isoform X2; this encodes MKIQCDVCEKAPATVICCADEAALCAKCDVEVHAANKLASKHQRLLLQCLSTKLPKCDICQDKAAFIFCVEDRALFCQDCDESIHSANSLASNHQRLLATGIRVALNSSCNKDTKTTYTEPPNRNPEQVSPKMPAQSIGSSWSVDDLLHFSDFESSDKKEPIEFGELDWLSESGFFGEPLPQETLAPAEVPQLPVVPQSSNFNSYRPTKSSAPFKKPRLEMPVDDDEFFIVPDLG